Proteins from one Actinomycetota bacterium genomic window:
- a CDS encoding dodecin family protein — protein sequence MLKFIEVVGSSPLGYSEAVREAVEALIARGEVVHFFQVVEERGSVRDGEIKEFQVVLKVAVE from the coding sequence ATGCTGAAGTTCATCGAGGTCGTCGGGAGTTCGCCACTGGGCTATTCGGAGGCGGTCAGGGAAGCCGTGGAAGCCCTCATCGCCAGGGGCGAGGTAGTGCATTTCTTTCAGGTCGTGGAGGAGAGGGGCTCGGTCAGAGACGGCGAGATCAAGGAGTTCCAGGTCGTCCTCAAAGTGGCCGTCGAGTAG
- a CDS encoding S41 family peptidase produces MAYPTQDPRARRDRTIIIVAVVLSLLLVGACFAVPYLLTNDSSSSDDNGSAPSAQPDGETRELEEFLENNSSFSDAQDIVETNYVDEVDGNDLLYAGARGIERMADEGEDDDVLVDRGITAMIDFLDDPHSSFMSEEELTILDTQLSGRLSGIGVAMDMVKNEVRVVRVLEGTPAQEVGLQEGDIVKEVDGQDITGMQLDEVVSMIRGPEGTTVRLGLVRPPSSDLIYYDIVRREIEIPVVEMEMKEGGVGYLQLTDWTEDVDVRISEALAQLKSQGADSLIIDLRSNPGGYMEPAIKAADMFLRDGIIVSSRGRIAGATKEYTADGEVEWDLPVIILVDRGSASSSEIFAAALRENGRCILVGETTFGKGSIQKIFRQPDGSGLRLTIARYYTPSGASIDDEGITPDELVKNPVMGDEDLQLEKALELAQAGL; encoded by the coding sequence ATGGCATACCCAACGCAAGACCCCAGGGCCCGGCGGGACCGCACCATCATCATCGTTGCGGTCGTGCTCTCCCTGCTCCTGGTAGGCGCCTGTTTCGCCGTCCCCTACCTCCTTACGAACGATTCCTCCTCCTCGGACGATAACGGGTCAGCGCCTTCCGCGCAGCCGGACGGAGAAACGCGGGAACTCGAGGAGTTCCTCGAGAACAACTCCTCCTTCAGCGATGCGCAGGACATCGTGGAGACGAACTACGTCGACGAGGTGGACGGAAACGACCTGCTGTACGCCGGTGCACGCGGCATCGAGCGCATGGCTGACGAGGGGGAGGACGATGATGTCCTGGTGGACCGGGGCATAACTGCGATGATCGACTTCCTGGACGATCCCCACTCCTCCTTCATGAGCGAGGAGGAGCTGACCATACTCGATACCCAGCTCTCCGGCCGCCTTTCCGGCATCGGGGTGGCGATGGATATGGTGAAGAACGAGGTCCGGGTGGTGAGGGTGCTGGAGGGCACGCCGGCCCAGGAGGTAGGGCTGCAGGAGGGGGACATCGTCAAAGAGGTGGACGGCCAGGACATAACCGGCATGCAGCTCGATGAGGTGGTCTCGATGATCAGGGGCCCGGAGGGCACCACGGTGAGGCTGGGACTGGTCAGGCCGCCCTCCTCGGACCTCATCTACTACGACATCGTGCGGCGGGAGATAGAGATACCCGTGGTCGAGATGGAGATGAAGGAGGGGGGAGTGGGATACCTTCAGCTGACCGACTGGACGGAGGACGTGGACGTCCGGATATCCGAGGCCCTGGCGCAGCTGAAAAGCCAGGGCGCCGATTCCCTCATCATCGACCTAAGGTCCAATCCCGGAGGGTACATGGAGCCCGCCATCAAGGCCGCCGACATGTTCCTGCGCGACGGGATAATCGTATCGTCCCGGGGGCGCATCGCCGGCGCCACCAAAGAGTACACGGCCGACGGCGAGGTGGAGTGGGACCTGCCGGTGATCATCCTGGTGGACCGCGGCAGCGCCAGCTCGTCGGAGATATTCGCCGCGGCGTTGCGTGAGAACGGGCGCTGCATCCTGGTGGGGGAGACCACCTTCGGCAAGGGGTCCATCCAGAAGATATTCCGGCAGCCCGACGGCAGCGGCCTCAGGCTGACCATCGCCCGCTACTACACGCCCAGCGGTGCCAGCATCGACGACGAGGGCATAACCCCTGACGAGCTGGTGAAGAACCCGGTCATGGGCGATGAGGACCTGCAGTTGGAGAAGGCCCTGGAGCTCGCCCAGGCCGGCCTTTAG
- the ftsX gene encoding permease-like cell division protein FtsX, translating to MNKITYFASETWGSLRKNLILAVAAIAVVAVSLGILGLVVMGWDMFSNMIKNAERKVGEVDVYLSDLALQEEIDAIYAFLVSIPEVDPNRVVFKDKETALQEFKERFKDQPELWEYITENPLPNSFEVMTKDPKDVGKVVGEIQNNAPYPERIEDIKSASSAIEKLENIFDKFRQIGIIGVIAMAIIAVLLVSVTIQVAIFARRREIGIMKLVGATNWFIRWPFIMEGVFEGLVGALVAILVVLSVKVWILDKLIENLEFLRLSLSPGLLWVLIPVMIVMGVIIGALGSAYALGRFLEV from the coding sequence ATGAATAAGATAACCTACTTCGCCTCCGAGACCTGGGGGTCCCTGCGCAAGAACCTCATCCTGGCCGTGGCGGCTATAGCCGTGGTGGCGGTATCCCTGGGCATCCTGGGGCTGGTGGTCATGGGCTGGGACATGTTCAGCAACATGATCAAGAACGCCGAGCGCAAGGTGGGGGAGGTCGACGTCTACCTCTCCGACCTCGCCTTGCAGGAGGAGATCGACGCCATATATGCGTTCCTGGTGAGCATCCCGGAGGTGGACCCGAACAGGGTGGTCTTCAAGGACAAGGAGACGGCCCTGCAGGAGTTCAAGGAGAGGTTCAAGGACCAGCCGGAGCTGTGGGAATACATCACCGAGAACCCGCTGCCAAACTCGTTTGAGGTCATGACCAAGGACCCCAAGGACGTGGGCAAGGTGGTGGGGGAGATACAGAACAACGCCCCTTACCCCGAACGTATCGAGGACATCAAGTCGGCCAGCTCGGCCATTGAGAAGCTGGAGAACATCTTCGACAAGTTCCGCCAGATCGGCATCATCGGGGTCATCGCCATGGCCATCATCGCCGTGTTGTTGGTCTCGGTGACCATCCAGGTCGCCATCTTCGCGCGGCGCAGGGAGATAGGAATCATGAAGCTGGTGGGGGCCACCAACTGGTTCATCCGCTGGCCTTTCATCATGGAGGGCGTGTTCGAGGGCCTGGTGGGCGCGCTGGTCGCCATCCTGGTGGTGCTGTCCGTCAAGGTCTGGATACTGGACAAGCTCATCGAGAACCTGGAGTTCCTGCGTCTCTCGCTTTCCCCCGGACTGCTGTGGGTGCTCATCCCAGTCATGATCGTCATGGGCGTGATCATCGGCGCCCTGGGCAGCGCCTATGCCCTCGGGCGCTTCCTGGAGGTGTAG
- the ftsE gene encoding cell division ATP-binding protein FtsE: protein MRRVTKVYKGNVYALEDVTVDIERGEFAFLVGPSGSGKSTFIKLLIKEEEPTGGQIYIADTNINQLRKWKVPYLRRKIGCVFQDFKLLPHKTVYQNVAYAMEVTGKSHRLAEQQVPEVLKLVGLGHKLDSFPDELSGGEQQRVAIARAFINRPPILLADEPTGNVDPSLADGIVRLLEKINDSGTTVIMATHDKGIVDTFRKRVIAMENGRIIRDQDRGVYGYE, encoded by the coding sequence ATGAGGAGGGTCACCAAGGTATATAAGGGCAACGTCTACGCCCTCGAGGACGTCACCGTGGATATCGAGCGCGGTGAGTTCGCCTTCCTGGTGGGGCCGTCGGGCTCCGGGAAGAGCACCTTCATCAAGCTGTTGATCAAGGAAGAGGAGCCCACCGGGGGGCAGATCTACATCGCCGACACCAACATCAACCAGCTGCGCAAGTGGAAGGTGCCCTACCTGCGCCGCAAGATCGGGTGCGTGTTCCAGGACTTCAAGCTCCTGCCCCATAAGACCGTATACCAGAACGTCGCCTACGCCATGGAGGTTACCGGCAAGTCCCACCGCTTGGCGGAGCAGCAGGTGCCGGAAGTGCTCAAGCTGGTAGGCCTGGGCCACAAGCTCGACTCCTTCCCCGACGAGCTCTCCGGCGGCGAGCAGCAGCGCGTAGCCATCGCGCGGGCCTTCATCAACCGCCCCCCCATCCTCCTCGCCGACGAGCCGACGGGAAACGTGGACCCCTCGCTGGCTGATGGCATCGTGCGCCTGCTCGAAAAGATCAACGACAGCGGGACCACGGTGATAATGGCCACCCACGACAAAGGGATAGTGGACACCTTCCGTAAGCGGGTCATCGCCATGGAGAACGGGCGCATCATCCGCGACCAGGACAGAGGCGTGTACGGGTATGAATAA
- a CDS encoding transketolase family protein, which yields MKASTEMKNTRDGYAAALLELGERDQRVVVLDADLAKSTQTEKFKKSFPDRFVDCGVAEQNLMATAAGLAAVGKIAFASTFAIFATGRAYDQVRNTIAYSDLNVKICASHGGITVGEDGSSHQALEDIALMRAVPRMKVIVPADFYETREAVKAAAAIEGPVYVRIGRPKVPVIFGEDYRFEFGKALVLRPGRDVTVLACGFMVHKALEAAEELAAEGTEAEVIDVHTIKPLDAEGILASAARTGRVVTCEEHSVMGGMGGAVAELLGEEMPLPMRRVGIRDTFGTSGTADELVEHFKLGSRHIAEVVRALCG from the coding sequence ATGAAGGCGTCGACGGAGATGAAGAACACGCGGGACGGCTATGCCGCCGCCCTGCTGGAACTGGGGGAGAGGGACCAGCGCGTCGTGGTGCTCGACGCCGACCTGGCCAAGTCCACCCAGACGGAGAAGTTCAAGAAGAGCTTCCCGGACCGTTTCGTGGACTGCGGCGTTGCGGAGCAGAACCTCATGGCCACCGCGGCCGGCCTGGCCGCCGTGGGCAAGATCGCCTTCGCCTCCACCTTCGCCATCTTCGCCACCGGGCGCGCCTACGACCAGGTGCGCAATACCATCGCCTACTCCGACCTGAACGTGAAGATCTGCGCCAGCCACGGCGGCATCACCGTAGGCGAGGACGGCTCGTCCCACCAGGCGCTCGAGGACATCGCGTTGATGCGGGCGGTGCCGCGCATGAAAGTCATCGTCCCCGCCGACTTTTACGAGACCCGCGAGGCCGTGAAGGCGGCGGCCGCCATCGAGGGACCGGTCTACGTGCGCATCGGCCGCCCCAAAGTGCCGGTGATCTTCGGCGAGGATTACCGCTTCGAGTTCGGCAAGGCCCTGGTGCTGCGCCCGGGACGGGACGTCACCGTACTCGCCTGTGGTTTCATGGTGCACAAGGCGCTGGAGGCGGCGGAAGAGCTGGCGGCGGAGGGCACAGAGGCCGAGGTCATCGACGTGCACACCATAAAACCCCTGGACGCGGAGGGTATCCTGGCTTCGGCCGCGCGCACGGGGCGCGTGGTGACCTGCGAGGAACATTCGGTCATGGGAGGGATGGGAGGCGCGGTCGCCGAACTCTTGGGAGAGGAGATGCCCCTGCCCATGCGCAGGGTGGGCATCAGGGACACCTTCGGTACTTCGGGCACGGCGGACGAGCTTGTGGAACATTTCAAGCTAGGGTCCCGTCACATCGCCGAAGTGGTACGCGCCCTCTGCGGGTAG
- a CDS encoding transketolase: MQKADDKLRERLEGIARDVRWDIVRMIGLAQSGHPGGSLSCADILVCLYFHAMNHDPLNPDWADRDRFVLSKGHAAPALYAVLARCGYFDREELWHLRRLGSILQGHPDRLKTPGVEISTGSLGQGLAAACGMALGLRMDGNPARVYALVGDGESQEGSIWEAAMLANHQCLDNLVAVLDNNGLQIDGDCCEIIDLGDIAARWRSFGWEVEEVDGHDIMEVCGALDRATAVDRPAMIVAHTIKGKGVSFMENKVDFHGKAPTPEEMEEALREIEGS, encoded by the coding sequence TTGCAGAAGGCGGACGACAAGCTCCGGGAACGTCTGGAAGGTATTGCCAGGGACGTACGCTGGGACATCGTGCGCATGATCGGGCTGGCCCAGAGCGGCCACCCGGGGGGTTCTCTCTCCTGCGCGGACATACTGGTCTGCCTGTATTTCCATGCCATGAACCACGACCCGCTGAACCCGGACTGGGCCGACCGCGACCGCTTCGTGCTCTCCAAGGGACATGCCGCCCCCGCCCTCTACGCGGTGCTGGCGAGGTGCGGCTACTTCGACCGCGAGGAGCTGTGGCACCTCCGCCGCCTGGGCTCCATCCTGCAGGGACACCCCGACCGCCTCAAGACCCCGGGGGTGGAGATCTCCACCGGTTCACTGGGACAGGGGCTGGCGGCGGCGTGCGGCATGGCCCTGGGCCTGCGCATGGACGGCAACCCTGCGCGGGTCTACGCGCTGGTGGGCGACGGTGAGAGCCAGGAGGGGAGCATCTGGGAGGCCGCCATGCTGGCGAATCACCAGTGCCTCGACAACCTCGTCGCCGTGCTGGACAACAACGGCCTGCAGATAGATGGCGACTGCTGCGAGATAATCGACCTCGGGGATATCGCGGCCAGGTGGCGTTCCTTCGGCTGGGAGGTGGAGGAGGTGGACGGCCACGACATCATGGAGGTCTGCGGGGCACTGGACCGCGCCACGGCCGTGGACCGTCCGGCGATGATCGTGGCCCACACCATCAAGGGCAAGGGGGTCTCTTTCATGGAGAACAAGGTGGACTTCCACGGCAAGGCGCCCACGCCCGAGGAGATGGAGGAGGCGCTGAGGGAGATCGAGGGCTCATGA
- the prfB gene encoding peptide chain release factor 2 (programmed frameshift) yields the protein MLSDYRSELEEIAGRLVKIKEYLDIEGKRAEAEELEKESARPDLWDDQDNARRVLGRLSALKDTVETWERLASERRELEELAQLAQDENDASLTTDIGKGVARLQREVDRLEEESLLSGEFDSHDAIVSIHPGAGGLESQDWAEMLLRMYLRWADARGFKADLNDLQPGEGGGIKSATFTVHGRFAYGLFLSEKGVHRLVRISPYDASSRRHTSFASLDVIPMLDKEESIEIDPKDLRVETYRSSGAGGQHVNVTDSAVRITHLPTGVVVSCQNERSQISNRATAMRILEARLADLARREREKEIEKLRGEKMGIGFGSQIRSYVLHPYRMAKDHRTDLEIGNVDAVLDGDLDELIDAYLRWKAAR from the exons GTGCTGAGTGATTACCGCAGCGAGCTGGAGGAGATCGCGGGAAGGCTGGTCAAGATAAAGGAGTATCTT GACATAGAGGGAAAGCGGGCGGAGGCGGAGGAGTTGGAGAAAGAGTCCGCCCGCCCGGACCTCTGGGACGACCAGGACAACGCACGCCGCGTCCTGGGGCGGCTCTCGGCTTTAAAGGACACCGTGGAGACCTGGGAGAGGCTGGCGTCGGAGCGGAGGGAACTCGAGGAGCTCGCTCAACTGGCGCAAGACGAGAACGATGCCAGCCTGACCACCGATATCGGGAAGGGTGTAGCCAGGCTGCAGCGGGAGGTGGACCGCCTCGAGGAGGAGAGCCTGCTCTCGGGCGAGTTCGACTCCCACGACGCCATCGTCAGCATCCACCCCGGGGCCGGGGGTCTGGAGTCGCAGGACTGGGCGGAGATGCTGCTGCGAATGTACTTGCGCTGGGCCGACGCGCGCGGCTTCAAGGCCGATCTCAACGACCTGCAGCCGGGCGAGGGCGGCGGCATCAAGAGCGCCACCTTCACCGTACACGGCCGCTTCGCTTACGGGCTCTTCCTCTCCGAGAAAGGCGTGCACCGCCTGGTGCGCATATCCCCCTACGACGCCTCGAGCCGCCGTCACACCTCCTTCGCGTCCCTGGACGTGATCCCCATGCTGGACAAGGAGGAGAGCATCGAGATCGACCCCAAGGACTTGCGGGTCGAGACCTACCGTTCGAGCGGTGCTGGAGGGCAGCACGTCAACGTCACCGACTCCGCCGTGCGCATCACCCACCTGCCCACGGGAGTGGTGGTGTCGTGCCAGAACGAGCGCTCGCAGATATCCAACCGCGCCACGGCCATGCGTATCCTCGAGGCCCGCCTCGCCGACCTCGCCCGCCGCGAGCGCGAGAAGGAGATCGAGAAGCTGCGGGGGGAGAAGATGGGCATCGGTTTCGGGAGCCAGATACGCTCCTACGTGCTGCACCCCTACCGCATGGCCAAGGACCACCGCACCGACCTGGAGATAGGCAACGTGGACGCGGTGCTCGACGGCGACCTCGACGAACTCATAGACGCCTACCTGCGCTGGAAAGCCGCGCGTTAA
- the secA gene encoding preprotein translocase subunit SecA, which yields MLKAFGKVLRMGERKRLEQLAEVVQAVNALEPEVQRMSDAELRAGTERFRERIRDGATLDELLPEAFAAVREAAVRTLGQRHFDVQIMGGIVLHQGKIAEMKTGEGKTLVATLAVYLNALEGKGVHVVTVNDYLARRDSEWMGAIYSFLGLDVGLIQAQMPKEERMVAYGADLTYGTNNEFGFDYLRDNLEIRPDRMVQRGHNYAIVDEVDSILIDEARTPLIISGAAEESARLYRQFAQVAPRLKLGEDYEIEEKTRTVSITEEGIHKVETILGLENLYDHLNTPLVHHMQNALKAKEHYRRDVDYVVTEGQVVIVDEFTGRLMPGRRWSDGLHQAVEAKEGLKVRQENQTLATITLQNFFRMYDKLAGMTGTAATEAGEFEEIYGLEVVEIPTNLPMVRDDVNDLIYKGEEAKFRAVVEDIAACYEKGQPVLVGTISIEKSERLSGMLKKRGIPHQVLNAKHHAREAEIVAQAGRLGAVTIATNMAGRGTDIMLGGNPEMLARQKLAGREEVSEEEYAEVLEETRRECEEEKKKVVEAGGLYVLGTERHEARRIDNQLRGRSGRQGDPGLSRFYLSLEDDLMRIFASSTVASLMDRLRLPDDMPIDNKMVTKAIETAQKNVEANNFEVRKNLLKYDDVMNTQREVIYAERERLLQGEDLHARAEEMIPEAVAAILERHIDPSDHPTDWDMESLFHSLQALYPVSFDPGSIDLEAVSYGALEAALVEDALEAYGAREAEFAESGRDMRELERLVMLRVIDNRWRDHLYDMDHLRDSVGLRSFAGRDPLVEYQNEAFATFQELIAGIQEEFLRYMFHVKVVRADERPALRVVEEGGREGGGKKAAARSQKVGRNAPCPCGSGKKYKNCCGS from the coding sequence TTGCTCAAGGCCTTCGGAAAAGTACTGCGCATGGGAGAGCGCAAGCGCCTGGAACAGCTCGCCGAGGTCGTGCAGGCGGTGAACGCGCTGGAGCCCGAGGTGCAGCGGATGAGCGACGCCGAACTGCGCGCCGGCACGGAGCGGTTCCGCGAGAGGATCCGGGACGGGGCCACCCTGGACGAGCTGCTCCCGGAGGCCTTTGCCGCGGTGAGGGAGGCGGCGGTGCGCACCCTTGGACAGCGCCATTTCGACGTGCAGATCATGGGGGGCATCGTCCTCCACCAGGGCAAGATCGCCGAGATGAAGACGGGCGAGGGCAAGACCCTGGTGGCCACCCTGGCCGTCTACCTCAACGCCCTGGAGGGCAAGGGGGTCCACGTGGTTACGGTCAACGACTACCTGGCCCGCCGCGACAGCGAGTGGATGGGCGCCATCTACTCGTTCCTGGGCCTCGACGTGGGGCTCATCCAGGCCCAGATGCCCAAGGAAGAGCGCATGGTGGCCTACGGCGCGGACCTCACCTATGGCACCAACAACGAGTTCGGCTTCGATTACCTGCGGGACAACCTGGAGATAAGGCCGGACCGCATGGTGCAGCGGGGCCACAATTACGCCATAGTGGACGAGGTCGACTCCATCCTCATCGACGAGGCGCGCACCCCCCTGATCATCTCCGGGGCGGCCGAGGAGTCGGCGCGCCTCTACCGCCAGTTCGCGCAGGTGGCGCCGCGGCTGAAGCTGGGGGAGGACTACGAGATCGAGGAGAAGACGCGCACCGTCTCCATCACCGAGGAGGGCATCCACAAGGTGGAGACGATACTGGGGCTGGAGAACCTCTACGACCACCTCAACACCCCCCTGGTCCACCACATGCAGAACGCCCTCAAGGCAAAGGAACATTACCGCCGCGACGTGGACTACGTGGTCACGGAGGGGCAGGTGGTCATCGTGGACGAGTTCACCGGCCGCCTCATGCCCGGGCGCCGCTGGAGCGACGGCCTGCACCAGGCTGTGGAGGCCAAGGAAGGTCTCAAGGTGCGGCAGGAGAACCAGACCCTGGCCACCATCACCCTTCAGAACTTTTTCCGCATGTACGACAAGCTGGCGGGCATGACCGGGACCGCGGCCACCGAGGCCGGCGAGTTCGAGGAGATATACGGGCTGGAGGTGGTGGAGATACCCACCAACCTGCCCATGGTCCGCGACGACGTGAACGACCTCATCTACAAGGGGGAGGAGGCCAAGTTCAGAGCCGTGGTCGAGGACATAGCCGCTTGCTATGAGAAAGGACAGCCGGTCCTGGTGGGCACCATCTCCATCGAGAAGTCCGAGCGCCTCTCGGGAATGCTCAAGAAGAGGGGCATACCCCACCAGGTCCTCAACGCCAAGCACCACGCGCGCGAGGCGGAGATCGTGGCCCAGGCGGGGCGCCTGGGGGCGGTGACCATAGCTACCAACATGGCCGGCCGCGGCACCGACATCATGCTGGGTGGGAACCCGGAAATGCTCGCCCGGCAGAAGCTGGCGGGGAGGGAGGAAGTGAGTGAGGAGGAATACGCGGAGGTCCTCGAGGAGACGCGGCGTGAGTGTGAGGAGGAGAAGAAGAAGGTCGTCGAGGCGGGAGGCCTCTATGTGCTGGGGACGGAACGCCACGAGGCGCGGCGCATTGACAACCAGTTGCGCGGGCGCTCCGGGCGCCAGGGCGACCCCGGACTGTCCCGTTTCTACCTCTCCCTGGAGGACGACCTCATGCGCATCTTCGCTTCCTCGACGGTAGCCTCGCTCATGGACAGGCTGCGTTTGCCGGACGACATGCCCATCGACAACAAGATGGTCACCAAGGCCATCGAGACGGCCCAGAAGAACGTGGAGGCCAACAACTTCGAGGTGCGCAAGAACCTCCTCAAGTACGACGACGTGATGAACACCCAGAGGGAGGTTATCTATGCCGAGCGCGAGCGCCTGCTCCAGGGAGAGGACCTGCATGCGCGCGCCGAGGAGATGATCCCCGAGGCCGTCGCGGCCATCCTGGAGAGGCACATCGACCCCAGTGATCACCCTACGGATTGGGACATGGAGAGCCTCTTCCACAGCCTGCAGGCTCTGTACCCGGTGAGCTTCGACCCCGGGAGTATCGACCTCGAGGCGGTGTCCTACGGGGCACTGGAGGCCGCCCTGGTGGAGGATGCCCTCGAGGCCTACGGTGCGAGGGAGGCGGAGTTCGCGGAGTCGGGGCGCGATATGCGAGAGCTGGAACGCCTGGTCATGCTGCGGGTCATCGACAATCGATGGCGCGACCACCTTTACGACATGGACCACCTGCGCGACAGCGTGGGATTGCGTTCCTTCGCGGGCCGCGATCCCCTGGTGGAATACCAGAACGAGGCCTTCGCGACCTTCCAGGAGCTCATCGCCGGCATCCAGGAGGAGTTTCTGCGCTACATGTTCCACGTCAAGGTGGTGAGGGCCGACGAGAGGCCAGCCCTGCGCGTGGTCGAGGAGGGGGGCAGGGAAGGCGGCGGGAAGAAGGCCGCCGCCCGTTCCCAGAAGGTGGGCCGAAACGCCCCCTGCCCCTGCGGGAGCGGGAAGAAGTACAAGAATTGTTGCGGATCCTGA